TGCCGCCTCCAACTCACTTGAGACGGCAGGAACTTAGCGAATTCGGAGGCGTTTTGATGCTGAGACGGACAGGGGTCCGATAGCGGTAGGGATATCTCCCGATCAAGGGCATGGGGTCTGCGGCATGGTGTTGCCTGTGCCGCCGACCCGGACCAACTGTCCAGCGAAGGGAGACACCGGATCGATGGCGGGGTGTGGGTTGCGCCACACCTGGGGTGAGCTGGTTCCTCTCGCCCGCTCGCGCCGCTTTTCGTCGTTTCTCGCCCGCTCTCGGGCCGGTCGCACGGGCTCCGAAACGCCCCTCGACAACACCGGCGAGCGTCGGTTTCTCTTGTCCCGAACGCCCCGCCGGACGGGGCTTCTCCAAGGCCGGAGAAACGTTTCTCCGTCTTTCCCATCCCCCTTTTCCCTTACCCCTCCCTGGAGTTTTCCATGGCTCGTATCACCATCCGCCCCGACCTGACCGGCACCGTCCACATGGTCGCCTCCCCGCCCGCCGTGAAGCTGGCGGACGCCTCGACCGGCCTGGTCGCCACCGACCGCGAGAGCGGCGCGACGCTCTACACCGTGCAGCTGGTGGAGACCTACGACGGCACCGCCCAGCTGATCAAGGTCACCGTCCCGGAGGGCGGCGTGGACACCTCCCTCGCCCCGGGTTCGGTCGTGCGCCCGGTCGGCCTGGTCGCCACTCCCTGGGCGAACGTCTTCAACGGCCAGGTGTCCAACGGCGTCGCCTACCGCGCCGAGTCCCTGTCCGTCCTCTCGGCCGTCGCGCTGCCCGCTGACGCCGCCGTGGCCGCGCCGAAGGCGGCCAAGTCGTGACCGGCAGAGCAGTCCTGGCCGGGCCGGTGGAGCCTTCCCTCCTCGGCCCGGCCGGGCCCCGCCCCCGTGCTCTCTCCTATCGGGCCCGCACACCCGGCACCGCGCCAACTCCCTTGAGGACACCCTTTTGTCGAACACCCCAAGCCCCACCCTCGGGGCTGACTTTCTGCCCGCCCTGATCCGGGCCTTCCCCGCCCCGCTGCTCTACGGCCTCGCCATCCTGTTGCTGGTGATGTTCGCCCGGCTGCTGTTCGTCACCGGCCGCTACATCGCCTCCGACCGGGACACCCGGGCGAGTCGCCGTCAGGCGTTCTGGATCCGCCGTCGCTGGGCCCGCCTGTCCAAGGCGCTCGGCCTGGTGACCGTCGACCGCCACCCCACCCTCGGACAGGCCGTCGTCATCGACGGCCAGCGACGACGCGAACCCGCGATCCACGTTCCCAGGATCGCCACGAAGTGCGACCGCTACGGCGTGCGGATCACGGTCAGCACCACCCCCGGTGTCGGCCTCGCCGAATTCCAGCGCCACGCCGAGCACTTGGCGGAAGCCTGGAACTGCACCCGGGTCTCCGTCGCCGTGGACCGCCCTGGTTACCTGGTCCTGCGAGCCGTGCGCACCGAACCCCTCGCCGCCACGAGCACCGCCGTCCCCGACGGATCGGTACCGGCCGACCTGTCGGTGTGGGACCTCGGCCGGGACGAGTACGCCGTACCCGCCGTGCTGCGCATCGCCGAAGTGCCGGGCATGCTCGTCGGCGGCCTTCCCGGCAAGGGCAAGAGCTCGCTGATGAACGGGCTGCTCTCCCAGCTCGCTCCGTCCGGCGCGGTGCAGTTCGCCGTCGCGGACGGCAAGGTCCACACGGTCGAGGAGGGCGACTACGCGGACGTGGCGGAGCGTCTGTTCGCCTTCGTCGGCGCGGACCTGGAGGAGGCGAACGCCCTTTTCAAGCGCCTCGTGCGGCTGCGCCTCGACCGTAGCAAGAAGATCCGCGAAGACCTCGGCGTGACGAACATGTGGCACGTCGGCCCCACCCCGAAGTGGCCGCTGGTCGTCCTGGTCGTGGACGAGGCCCACACCTTCTTCCGGGACTTCCGGGGCAGCGACCCGGAGACCAAGCGCCTGGCCGCCCTCGCGCACGAGAACGCCCGGCTGGTGGAGGAACTGGTCAAGATGGGCCGCGCGACCGGCTTCCTGGTCATCCTGATCACCCAGAAGCCCACCGGCGACGCGATCCCCACCGCGATCCGTGACGTGTGCCCGATCGCGCTGTCCTTCGCCCAGCGCAGCACCGAAGCCGCGGTGGCCACCCTCGGCGAGAACATCCGGCAGTGGAAGGACATGGACCCCAGCACCATGCAGCACCCCGACTTCGTCGGCGTCGCCGTCATGGCCCGCGAAGGCCACGAAGGCTTCATCCGGGTCCGCACCCCCTACGTCGCCCCCACCGACGTTGCCCGCATCGCCAAGGCCACCGCCCACCTCACCACCGACCCCGCCCACCTCCTCGCGGCCTGACGGAAGGAGAACCGCCGTGAAACCCGCCCTCCCGTCCCTCCGCCACACGGCGCCCACCCGTCTGCCCATCCCGTCCCGCCGGACGCCGGACCGGCCCCGCAGCACCGCCCCGGTCCGGATCACCCGGAACCTGACCCGCAGCATGTACCGCCCCTGCCTGCGCCTGTCGATCTGACCGGCACCGCCTGACCCACCCCCATCCGCCTCGCGCCGACCGCGAGCACCGCACCTTCTCGCGGTCGGCGCGACGGCACCCCCATGCCCGAACCCCTCCCCAACTGCCCGGAAGGACAGCCCCGATGACCGGACCCGACCCCCGCACGGTCCCCTCCCTGTTCACCCGGGACCTGATCGCCCTCGCCCAGCGCGACGACTTCGACCGCATCGAACGCTCTGTGGAACGCCTCGCCGGCTGCACCCAACCCGTCCAACTGACCGGCCGCACCACCACCCTCGACGCCACCACCCACGAAGTGCTCCGGCACTACAGCACCGACACCGAACCCCTCGGCCGCCTTCTCGTCGCCTGCGGCAACCGCCGCGCCACCCGCTGCCCGGCCTGCTCCCGCACCTACGCCGCCGACACCTACCACCTGATCCGCGCCGGACTCTCCGGCGGCAAGGGCTCCCCCGAACAGGTCCGCACCCACCCCCGCGTCTTCGCCACCCTCACCGCCCCCACCTTCGGCCCCGTCCACAACCGCCCCACCACCCGCACTGGCAAACCGTTCCCCTGCCGCTGCGGCACCCTCCACGGAGCCGACCACCCCGCCCTCGGCACCCCGCTGGAGCCCACCGCCTACGACTACACCGGAGCCGTCCTCTTCAACGCCCACGCCGGAGCCCTGTGGGCCCGCTTCACCACCTACCTGCGCCGCGCCGTCGCCCACGCCGCTGGGCTCACCACCAGCGAACTGCGCGAGCATTGCCGCGTCTCCTTCGCCAAGGTCGCCGAGTTCCAAAAGCGCGGCCTGGTCCACTTCCACGCCATCGTCCGACTCGACGGCCCCGACGGCGGAACCACCGCCCCGCCCTCCTGGGCCACCCCCGACCTGCTGACCGACGCCATCCGCCAAGCCGCCGAACGCGCCGTCGTCACCGTCACCAGCGACGCCATCGGCGAACGCGAACTCCGCTGGGGCGCACAGCTCGACGTCCGCGAGATCGCCCGTCCCGACCACACCGCCGACCCCGCCGCCCCGCTCACGGACGCTGTCGTCGTCGGCTACATCGCCAAATACGCCACCAAGAGCGCGGAAGGCACCGGTACCATCGACCGCCCCCTGTACTGCGCCACCTGCAAGGGACGCGGCCGAACCCCCACCGTCCCCGGCCTCACCGCCGAGTGCCGCACCTGCGACGGGACCGGGCTCGCCGAACCCCTCGCCGACCTGAACGTTGCTTCTCATACCCGGCAGATGATCCGCACCTGCTGGCACCTCGGTGCCCTCCCCGACTTCGCCCACCTCAACCTCACCAAGTGGGCCCACATGCTCGGCTTCCGGGGCCACTTCTCCACCAAGTCCCGCCGCTACTCCACCACCCTCGGTAACCTCCGCGACGCCCGCCGCACCTGGCAGGCCGAACAGGCCCGCCTCCGCGACAACCGCCCCGCCCTCGACCCCGCCACCACCCTCGTCCTGTCCGACTGGCGCTACCTCGCCACCGGCTACACCCCCGGCGAAGAACTCCTCGCCCAGACCGTCCGCGACAACCGCACCGCCACCCAGCGCCTCAAGCGGGAAGGTGATGCGGCGTGAACTCCGAGCAGAAAGCCAAGCCTGGCCCTCGGCTGCAGACACCGAGTCCGGAGGAATGGGCTCGGGAGCACCTCAAGAACGCTCCAGAGCGGTCGGCCGAGTGGCGGCAAAAAGTAGCAGAGATTTATGGTCTAATCCCGGCGGTGGAATATGGTAATGCCTAAATTGTTGACCAGTTTGAAACTAGTCCCCAATGATTCCAGGTAGCGTTTTTTCCGTAGAAGTTTTCATGGTGAGTATCACATCTTGTACGTATTCGACCCCCATGAACTCGTGGGCACACTCCATGAAGTGAATCCCAAGGTGCCCGAATTCGGCCGTGAACCTCTTCCCGCTTGGCCCGCTAATCTCAGAGAATATTCGCATGGAGTGGAGCGGGTGGTCTGACTTCGGAATTTCAACCCGGAATCCGACATCCTCTATGGCTGAAGCAATCGCCCCTACGCCTGCTGCCGAGAATATGACAAGTCGCCCATGGAGAATATCGCATATTGCTTCTGGCGGGATGCTGTAGAGGTAGAAGGGGAGGTAGTTGCATGCGCTCCGCTTGGGTTCTTCAGGTAGGAATGAGGTCACTATTCCGTATTGAGGGTCCCCCTTGGACAGTATTCCAGATTGCACTATATCGCTGACGATCCTCTCCTCTCCTGTAATCGCCTCGGCTGATAGTCCAGCCGAATTGTAGAGAAAAATGCACATGAAGGCATCGTCTATTTTTATGCTGGAGTATCCGGTGGAGCGTGCCTCGGCAATCGCCTCCCTGACTTCCCCCCATCGAGATCTCGCGTTCGATTCGCCGCGCGAGAGGACCGCCTTGCTGCCGTCGACAATGAAAGGCGTGTCAATTTGTGCAGACTGCTTCATCAAGGCAGAGTGCATTCTCTTGGCCTGTCGGTCAATTCGCCGGTCCGGCCGCCTGGGGGGATCGGGTTCTGGATCCAGCTCTATGTCGAATTTAAAGTCCTTTTCGGGGGCTTCGTGGCCAACAAAAGAGATAGTCACTTCATATTGAGTTGAGGCTGTGGGGTTTTCTCTTGGCGGCTCGATGTGGCGAGTCTTGGATTCGATGGTTCGAGTTTTCCGTTCCTTGCCGTCGATGGTTACGAAGGTTGCATCTCCGATACGTAGGCAATCTGTGACGTCGTGGAGTATAGGGAATCCCCAGCCGCGCGATGCCAGTACTTCACATATCGCCACCAGGCCGCGACTTCCGTGATTATCGTGAGGTATGGAAACTGGATCATTTTCGCCCAGGGGGTATATTATTCCGCGATCATTTCCCAAGATTGTCCAGGCTAGTGCATCACCGAGCCTGCGGGCGTGCTGGCGCACCATCTGAAGAGCCTGTAGGGAGTCGTCCTTTGTTTTTTCGATCTTCCTCCGAGTCTTCTCGTTGCTGATGGATTTTTGAGTCTCCCGCTGCAGCGAAAGGAGGTTGATCTGAAATTCCCAAATATCCGAAGCGGTGGAAAAGTTGAAGGATATTAGCTGGCGCGCAAAGGCTTCGACCTGCTGAATTAGCGCGAGGGCTTCACCGGTGTAGGTGGAGCCTGTCGCTTCTCGCTGCGGCTCGACTGGTGCCATGCACCTAGTTTGGCTCCCGCAGAGAAAAATATCTAGTCATATGGCAGGTCGACCACACATGCGCGGTATTTCTATGTCGTCTGTGTGGCGTCATGTACTTTCCAAATGGGTTCGATCTTGCTTGGGTCGAACACCCGGCTTCCGGGGCGGGTCGGGTGGATCACGACCGCGACCAGGCTCTTCGCGACGGCGGCCTGCCGCTGTTCAAGCGCGAAGTCCGGGTCGGCCCACTGCTGTCGAAGGTTGGGGATCGCCTCCATCCGGAGGGACCGTGCAGCCTCGTGCCGCTGCTGCTCGTTCTTCAACTTCCGCTCGTCCGACTCCAGCTCGGCCAGAAGGGGGAAGTAGGTGGAGCCGCTGATGTTGTCGGCGCGGTACTGCTGCCCCAACTCGGTGATCTTCTGGCGGACGACCCGCAGGTCCTCCTCCTTGTCCCACGGGGGAAGCTGCTCGATCGCTCGCAGGGATGCGCGCTCGTGGTCCTGAATCACCAGCTCGGTGATGTAGCGGTCCACTTCGACCCCACGGCGGGAGCATCCGCCGCAACCGCCGTGGTTCTTCGAGCGGCACCAGTAGACGTGTCCGCCGTCGCGGACGCCGCCGCGCATGCGGGCGGTGCACTTGCCGCAGCGGACGAAGGGGGACAGCAGGTACTTGGTGGTGTGGCCTCGGCCGTCCCGTGGGTTGACCCGGGGGCCGGGGGAGGGGAGCAGCGGTTGGATGCTGTCGAACACCTCCTTCGTGGTGGCTGCCTCCCAGTCACCGCGCACGTAGTCGCCGTTGGCGTCGAGCAGGACTTCGCCCTTGTACGTCCGCGCGCCGTACAGGCGAGGGTTCGTGAGGATCTGCTCCAGCGTCCTCGTCAGCCACCGCTTCCCGGTCACGGTCAGCTCTCCGCGCGCGTTCCACTCGGTGATGATCGTGGACGGCTTCTTCATCTGCCGAACCTTCTCGATGGCTTCGAGGATGTTCTTGTGCTCGGACGGACGGAGAGTCTTCTTGTCGTCCTCCCAGCCGTACGGCCGGTT
The window above is part of the Kitasatospora sp. NA04385 genome. Proteins encoded here:
- a CDS encoding FtsK/SpoIIIE domain-containing protein, translating into MSNTPSPTLGADFLPALIRAFPAPLLYGLAILLLVMFARLLFVTGRYIASDRDTRASRRQAFWIRRRWARLSKALGLVTVDRHPTLGQAVVIDGQRRREPAIHVPRIATKCDRYGVRITVSTTPGVGLAEFQRHAEHLAEAWNCTRVSVAVDRPGYLVLRAVRTEPLAATSTAVPDGSVPADLSVWDLGRDEYAVPAVLRIAEVPGMLVGGLPGKGKSSLMNGLLSQLAPSGAVQFAVADGKVHTVEEGDYADVAERLFAFVGADLEEANALFKRLVRLRLDRSKKIREDLGVTNMWHVGPTPKWPLVVLVVDEAHTFFRDFRGSDPETKRLAALAHENARLVEELVKMGRATGFLVILITQKPTGDAIPTAIRDVCPIALSFAQRSTEAAVATLGENIRQWKDMDPSTMQHPDFVGVAVMAREGHEGFIRVRTPYVAPTDVARIAKATAHLTTDPAHLLAA
- a CDS encoding replication initiator, with the translated sequence MTGPDPRTVPSLFTRDLIALAQRDDFDRIERSVERLAGCTQPVQLTGRTTTLDATTHEVLRHYSTDTEPLGRLLVACGNRRATRCPACSRTYAADTYHLIRAGLSGGKGSPEQVRTHPRVFATLTAPTFGPVHNRPTTRTGKPFPCRCGTLHGADHPALGTPLEPTAYDYTGAVLFNAHAGALWARFTTYLRRAVAHAAGLTTSELREHCRVSFAKVAEFQKRGLVHFHAIVRLDGPDGGTTAPPSWATPDLLTDAIRQAAERAVVTVTSDAIGERELRWGAQLDVREIARPDHTADPAAPLTDAVVVGYIAKYATKSAEGTGTIDRPLYCATCKGRGRTPTVPGLTAECRTCDGTGLAEPLADLNVASHTRQMIRTCWHLGALPDFAHLNLTKWAHMLGFRGHFSTKSRRYSTTLGNLRDARRTWQAEQARLRDNRPALDPATTLVLSDWRYLATGYTPGEELLAQTVRDNRTATQRLKREGDAA
- a CDS encoding recombinase family protein; translated protein: MKGRNSGGANRPYGWEDDKKTLRPSEHKNILEAIEKVRQMKKPSTIITEWNARGELTVTGKRWLTRTLEQILTNPRLYGARTYKGEVLLDANGDYVRGDWEAATTKEVFDSIQPLLPSPGPRVNPRDGRGHTTKYLLSPFVRCGKCTARMRGGVRDGGHVYWCRSKNHGGCGGCSRRGVEVDRYITELVIQDHERASLRAIEQLPPWDKEEDLRVVRQKITELGQQYRADNISGSTYFPLLAELESDERKLKNEQQRHEAARSLRMEAIPNLRQQWADPDFALEQRQAAVAKSLVAVVIHPTRPGSRVFDPSKIEPIWKVHDATQTT